The region TTGCACATTATGATAGGTGATGTACCTAAATATTACAGGAACCTTTGTAGAACGATCATGAAATTTGCGCTGTGGTGACATTTTCAAATTCAGTTATATGCATTTGGAATGGGACATTCGCATATCATATAGCATAGAGGAGAGCTAATAAtcattcttatcaaaattttcctgGATTTCCAAGGTTCAAACCCCATTATCGCATAAAGACAAGACATGATATGCAAGAGATAAGAAATTGTCACCTTTGCCATCAGGATGAGTAGTGACATTGGCAATCTTGGGAAGAGTTTCCATGGAGCTGCACCAAAGTGGCATGTGAGGTGGTCGAGCTTGAGTAGAAGAATATGATTCACTTTGCTTCGACTGCTCATTTGAGAACTGATCCCCCATTTGATTCAAGTAGATGTCTAAGGTACGAGATGAAGATGTTGCCAATTTTCTCTTGTTCTTAAACCTTCACCTAACAGGGATATGAGAAACAAACAGCAAAGCAAACTAGATTGTGTGCTTATTTAATTCTAAAGAGGGAAATATATGTCATGGAAGATAcctgtctttctttttctcaaGATATCTTTGCAACAATGCGTTTCTGCTAGTGGGACCTTCTGAAAGCAAGTTACAAGAAAATTGATATCATCAGCACATAAACACACCATCATCTTGTATATTTGGCAAATACCATGGTGGAttgttttcttttcattcattaatTGCTAGATTAATCAATGACCTTAATGACCATAAACCAAAAATGGTTTTATCACAGAGATGAGCTTTCCAGTGTATCAGTTTCAGTAATGTTTTATCTATAAACAGATTTAAAACAAGaatcaacaaaataataataactctAACTCGTAATCCAGTTTCACTTGAGGAATAAATAAGTCTTGAGCCGTAAACTATGTTCCCAAttcctaaataaataaaaaccacaAGTGAAAATCCGCTTCTACTGTTCCGCTATATTGTAATAGAAAGCAATATTCAGAGAATGCTAATCTATGTTACTCAGACTTGGGCATGAATGTTGTCTACAGGTGTGTATCCGAAACAGATATGATTAAGACTTTTCTaagatttttcatatatttggaggatcCTTCCAAGTTAATATCCCCATATCCATACGTCAAACATGAGTGTTGGACATGggcacttcaagaaaaatgaaccATTTGAGCAACTTAGAAGCTAATAAGCCAAAATTGTAACAAACCTGCAGTCCAGGTTGCAGCTGGCTTTAGCCAACTAAATCAACAGAAAAACTGAAAATGCATGCCAAatgacattttctttttctttaccaCATCAGCTCTCAGAACATATGTATACTTGAGATTTTATAAAGGTCCATTCAAAGTTGTCATGGTCCAGAATCAAGGTCAGTTAGTCCATCATGGTAGGACACCGCCTAAGAAAACATACTGTCCTATTTCATATCAAAGAAACAAGAAACAGGATATAATCATGCCGTCAATGGCCCAAAAAGCTGTAGGTCAAATATCAGCAATATCTACCCAAGCAGACAAGCAATGTGTAGACTACAGACCTAAACTTGGTTGAGGAAGAGAATTTTGGTTTGGGGGGGGGGGTCTATAACTGCAGTTCTCAAATAGTTAGAAGCAGGCAGGATTCATGTTATCCAAAAAAAACCAACTATGTTTGGATGCTGTCAAGTTTGTTCAGAACCAAGTTCATAAGTTCATTAAAACAACAGTTCTCACCATGATCAAAATCAGGAGGAAAGTTTCACATATCTTGCGTGCAACTGCAAGTAGTATAACAAAAAAAAGACCAGAAACAAATGCAGTCCTGGCCTTCTAGGTTACAGCCAGCAGAAAGGGCACATGAAACAAGGAAAACACGGAAGGGGGGGAGGGACACCTGGAGGCTGCAATATTAACATCATATGGAGATGATAAGAAGTATAGACAACATAGAGATCCCAAGCACTAGAACTAAAGAAAAAGGAGAAGGTTCAATCATAATTCACTAAATTGAGGAATGGCATCACACTTGCACCTGCAGTAGTTCAATTACTTAAAAGATACACAGTTTATTGTCCAATGGAGAGAGCCTGATGCTGAAAAGACAAgttttaaaccaaaattaaaatctaaTCAAGACCAATATACAGCTACTCAGCATTTATGGACAGAAAATGACAAGGGCAAATCCATTACCTCAAACCATAAATCATAGAGAGGTGCTAAGCACAGATATAAAGCAGATATAGGAAATTTTTAAGAAGCATGCATCGTCACTCCCTCCCATTAATGGAAATGGAGagatttatgaaattattataagGAAGCATTTACCAAGGCTATCTTCATAAGATACATTGCAATCCTCTCGAGGAAATTGACAGTTTTCTGCAACCTTCACTGTAAAGAAAATGAAAGTAGCATGTAAGTAATCAGAAGAGAATTTATCTTGCGACCTAGGCACTACATCTTATCCATTTTCAGCAGCAACTTGAAATCAACCAAGTAAATTAACATCCATAATTACTATTGGATTATAATGTGACTCATTATAATCTAAAACAGGTTAGGTCATGCAAAAACATAGTTTTGCTTTTATATCCTTTTTACTGCTCCAAGTCACACAAACTACAAATGGCACTCAGCAGAGACGGAAAGAGACCCGGTATCTCATGCATTTATGAAGCGGAAGTTAAAAACACCTAACTCAACCCAAAAGTGTACCTGCTTGCATTGATGACAATACAACAGTTAGGGTAACACCACGTCATTTATCATATGTTTAATACCAGCATCCATCCCCCCATGCATCCCATGCCACTTGTGACACAAATATGCACCATCTAATTATACACCAATTTAAATGGTTAGAACTTTATTGCATAGCCATGTGAATAACTCATAGGATCGTCCAGATTGTACGTCTAATAGTGGGGGGGGGGGGAACTTATGATTGGAAAGCCGTCATTGTTGACCGATAGACTTGATAATAATTGCAAGCAAAAAATCCGGAAAAGTAAGATACCCAGCAGATATCCGTGCACATGTGCAAATTCTCGTTCCATTCACgttgaaatgataattttatacCGTTGACTCTAGAAACATTCAGTCACGAACAAGCTTGACCAAAATAATATTGGATCTAATTTCCTATAGAAAAGGACACTCAAGGACCTCGGATGCTTTGAACTTAGGTCAAATGCTTTATTCCATGCAAAACTAGGGTTATTAGAACATGGAGACAACAGAGAGTAAACTTAACAAACAACCTTGGAGAAACAGAATCATTAGCAGAGACGGCGGTTTGAACGGAATTTCCGCCGGAAAATTTGAATTCCGAGGGATCTGAACGGATGCGAGGAACGGATTCGTTTACCGGGACCGAGATCCCTTTATGCCGTGTCGTTTCATTCGGTTGAACGGTTGAATCAGAAACGAACTGcaaaatttcttatttaatttaacaGGTTTGACTAAAAGAGAAAAGTTCCAGAGATATGTGTCCTGCTTTTCATGCCTcgaacacaaaaaaataaaataaaatataattatcggaaataataaaaaaattccacGCACACGAGGCGGATTTTGGGGGAAGGGAACGTGAAGTTTCTTGGAAGCTTCGACACCGTCAGAATCCGATGTCGTTTCTAGAAGAGTTTTCAGTGAGATGACCTGCTGAATCGCCTGCGATTTGTTCCACGAAGGTCTCCGCATCCCTACgagcaaagaaaaacaaaaggatttcaaaattaaaaacaacACACACTCTCACACACACTTTCCAAAAGAGGCAAacagaaagggaaaaaaaaaagaagagaaagagacCTTTTTCTTTGAGGTAACGGCGGCAATCTTCGCGAGTGACCTGAGAAATGTCATCCTCGGTGAGCTGGTTGAGAGGCTTGTATAGAGGTGACCGGGAAACCATTTCTCCCGTTGACATGGCGTCAGGTTTCCAGCTAAGTAATCAATTGCTGCTTTAGGAGCTCTCTAATTTCTTAGTTTCTTCGCCAAGTCGCTGTGAGGTAGATCGATTGAAGAAAAAGGGATTTCCCTTTTTACTCTCGTCAATGATTTTCTGAGATTACTAATTTCGTAATTTGGGAACCGTTCCAGGGGCTTTTTTGTTATGAAAGACTGAGAGATTCGGAAAAGGAAGGGCGTGAGTTCGAGTGAGGCTTCAGGTTTAGGTCGCAggcctttttaatttttatactttttattcaACTTTATGTAAAGTTATTGCCACCCCGGGATGCCACGTAATCGTTCGCTTTTCGTCTATTTACCATATTGACCCACTAATATACTGTATCttcataaaagtctaaaatgcATTAAGCAGTACAATTTGTCTGGTTTCGGTGGGTAAAATAATGAAGGCGATATAGCTCcaattttttaaatcataaagGTGGAAAGCAATGTTTTCGGAAGCTGGTTTGTGGTTGAAGACCACAAGTTTTTGGAGGGTTAACGAGGGGTATATGCCGATTTTAAaggaaatttaaggttttaggTTAGTTTTCTTGAAAATTAAGGAAATAGGCTATTTTTTTAGGGAGAAGGCAAAAACGCCTCTTGCATACAACATTTTCAGCTGACATGATAGGAAAGAGGGTGAAAACACACCCTACACTTGCCATGTTAGCTTAAAATGCTCCTTGTAAGAAGGGGTTTTGTCTCAGCTGAAATGTGTCTCCATGACGCATTTTTAAAAGTTGTGACCTAACCTTAAACTCTGGAATCCCGAGATAAAATTTACATCACATCCCATCCCATCTTTTTCATGGCagaattagaatttttaaaagcTTTTCAGAAAAACGCTTTTTGTCCAATCttttccaacattttgaaattatGTTTCATATCCAGCGGTAGAGTTTCCAATAAAATGAAGACATTTTGTGAAGAGACTTTCATAGTTAAATTTCGAGCAGATTGTTTTCATAAGGAGATGACTGttgatattaaaaatatgaagttCAAAAATCGACCCAACAAAGTAAATTAGTTCAAGTAAGTGTCGTTGTTTGAATCTGGATAATGAGTACTTATTTTTCTGCATAATATTTTCGTTTTAAATATGTAAAACAAGTTTTTTGGGCGAAGACAAGTAAACGAATTAAAACCCTTATTTATTACAATGGGCAAATTTGTGACACAAATATTTGGGTTATTTTTGTATCGGCCCAATCTATAAAAATGACTTTCAATTGGAGCATAAAATTTAACAAGCTTCAGtcaataattagaaaaaaaaagtgttgacTTCAAGCCAGAGGAGAATTTCGAGCTTGAAATATAGATATCTAATGTCACTCAGCCCTGttagatatgatatatttgaGCTCAAAGGCAACATGGATGTCGAGGGAATACTTGATACGCACTGCTCTAGTGGAAATGTTATACTAGAGTTATATGCCCAGTTTGTCGACGTCGAGGAAGGTGATTCGAGTTTGACAACAattctaataaatttattttgggaaCAGGAAGCAGAAAGTCCAACTACGCGGTTGTGCAGTGGTTTCATGGTATTGTTACAAAACTCCTATCAGGAAATGACAGAATCATTAATGGGGAGGCATTCCTCAGTTTCAGCCCTCGATTTCAACTTCGGCATACAGTCGGGGTTAGTTGGTAACCCAAAGTTGGAGGCCCTGACATGAAATTTTTTGAGTGCTTTTGATTTTAACTTTCAAATGTTGATGTTCTATGTTGGAAATACTTATGCGGGTATGCCACCAAGTTACACAAGTGAGTAATCCGCAAGTAATATTGGTTTTAATGTAGGGTTGATGAGAatggatgatgtactccctacaacATGTACCACAACATGTACCGATGAAGGGACATCCAACCCTGGACTTGCAACTGGGGTTGATAACGAAAAAGAAGCTAAAATAAAGGGAAAACACATTTGATGCGAGGAAGTGATGAAAGATATTATAAAAAATGCAAAAAGAGCGAACTCTATATCTGTAGTGTGTCACTCGCGTTCAAATGAAATATTTTGGGTTAGGGAGTTCCATAGACTTGATGAGGGTATTATCGGAGGATCGTTTTGTACTAGACTGCATGAGGTCCATAGACAAAGGACCTGCGACTATAAGAGATTTCAAGTATTTCGTTTTCTATTCGCACATGCAATTGATGCATATGTCTCGATACATCTGTATTGCATGAGGTATGTTGATGAAGTGTACAACCTAAAATAGATATATGAATTATGGAAGTCTGAATTCCCACTGGTCCCAAATAAAAGTGTATGGCTGCTTGTTTCAAGCGCTCCGTTCAAGTTACTACTAGATATTACGTTGTGTTACAAGCCAAAAGGTCGACCGAAGTCTAATTGGATATGTAACAATATATTTGGGAGAAGATAGACCAACCAAGTTTATGCAGTTATTATAAGAACCTAGGGCATAGTAAGATAACATGTCCACATTTGGAGGCAACATTGAGGCGAGGAtcgaattgattttttttattgataaacatacaaaaaacaaacaaacaaattgttcattttttttcattttttagggtaaattgtaaaatataatataatacagtacaaacaaaattttcatttttttggtaaattgtaaattttattgataaaatgttAATAAGTAGATATTAGATGTGAAAAt is a window of Gossypium hirsutum isolate 1008001.06 chromosome D08, Gossypium_hirsutum_v2.1, whole genome shotgun sequence DNA encoding:
- the LOC107914893 gene encoding protein TIFY 4B, translated to MSTGEMVSRSPLYKPLNQLTEDDISQVTREDCRRYLKEKGMRRPSWNKSQAIQQVISLKTLLETTSDSDGVEASKKLHVPFPQNPPRFVSDSTVQPNETTRHKGISVPVNESVPRIRSDPSEFKFSGGNSVQTAVSANDSVSPRTVVLSSMQAVKVAENCQFPREDCNVSYEDSLEGPTSRNALLQRYLEKKKDRFKNKRKLATSSSRTLDIYLNQMGDQFSNEQSKQSESYSSTQARPPHMPLWCSSMETLPKIANVTTHPDGKDIFEV